In Motilibacter peucedani, one genomic interval encodes:
- the glgA gene encoding glycogen synthase: MRVDLLTREYPPAVYGGAGVHVEYLTRALRAASTDVRVRCFGAPRDEPGTTAYDDSSVLPGANAALRTMAVDLAMASDCAGADLVHSHTWYANHAGSVAALLHGVPHVVTTHSLEPHRPWKAEQLGGGYAVSSWVERTALESADAVISVSAGMRADVLDVYPALDPDKVRVVYNGIDTELYAPDPGTDVLERHGIDPGRPYAVFVGRITRQKGLPYLLRAAERLDPDAQLVLLAGAPDTPEIAAEVEGLVDELRASRSGVVWVQEMLPRPQVIQVLTHATVFVCPSIYEPMGIVNLEAMACETAVVATATGGIPEVVADGSGLLVPIEQVSDGTGTPLDPETFVADLAERVNTLLADPERAAEMGRVGRRRAVEVFSWDAVAQQTLEVYRSVL; this comes from the coding sequence GTGCGCGTCGACCTCCTCACCCGCGAGTACCCGCCCGCCGTCTACGGCGGCGCCGGTGTCCACGTCGAGTACCTCACGCGAGCCCTCCGCGCGGCCTCGACCGATGTGCGCGTCCGCTGCTTCGGGGCGCCCCGCGACGAGCCGGGCACCACGGCCTACGACGACAGCAGCGTGCTGCCCGGCGCCAACGCCGCGCTGCGCACCATGGCCGTCGACCTCGCCATGGCGAGCGACTGCGCCGGTGCCGACCTGGTGCACAGCCACACCTGGTACGCCAACCACGCCGGCAGCGTCGCCGCCCTCCTGCACGGGGTGCCGCACGTCGTCACGACCCACAGCCTCGAGCCGCACCGGCCGTGGAAGGCCGAGCAGCTCGGCGGCGGCTACGCGGTCTCGTCGTGGGTCGAGCGCACGGCGCTCGAGTCCGCAGACGCGGTCATCAGCGTCAGCGCCGGCATGCGGGCCGACGTGCTCGACGTCTACCCGGCGCTCGACCCCGACAAGGTCCGCGTCGTCTACAACGGCATCGACACCGAGCTCTACGCGCCCGACCCCGGCACCGACGTCCTCGAGCGCCACGGCATCGACCCGGGCCGCCCCTACGCGGTCTTCGTCGGGCGCATCACCCGGCAGAAGGGCCTGCCCTACCTGCTGCGCGCCGCCGAGCGGCTCGACCCCGACGCCCAGCTGGTGCTGCTGGCCGGCGCGCCGGACACCCCCGAGATCGCTGCGGAGGTCGAGGGCCTCGTCGACGAGCTGCGCGCCTCGCGCAGCGGCGTGGTGTGGGTGCAGGAGATGCTGCCGCGCCCGCAGGTCATCCAGGTCCTCACGCACGCGACCGTCTTCGTCTGCCCCTCGATCTACGAGCCGATGGGCATCGTCAACCTCGAGGCGATGGCGTGCGAGACCGCGGTCGTCGCCACCGCCACCGGGGGCATCCCCGAGGTGGTCGCCGACGGCTCCGGGCTGCTCGTGCCCATCGAGCAGGTCAGCGACGGCACGGGCACGCCGCTCGACCCCGAGACCTTCGTCGCCGACCTCGCCGAGCGCGTCAACACCCTGCTGGCCGACCCCGAGCGCGCTGCCGAGATGGGCCGCGTCGGCCGTCGGCGCGCGGTCGAGGTCTTCTCCTGGGACGCCGTCGCGCAGCAGACCCTCGAGGTGTACCGCTCCGTCCTCTGA
- a CDS encoding FUSC family protein: MPPLPQRSDLLPALRVTTAVVVPLVVLRLTGHIGDALYAAFGAFASIYSRRGTHVDRAVMQLQAAALLVACITAGAAVSALDRGVWPAVVGTAAAAAAGSACSDRWRWLPPGPLFAVFAFGACAGTPATWHRVPEAFGIGAAAAAFAVLVGALGAAHAGSRRTGRGPAAYPARTGREVAARAGVSAGSALVAAGAAAGLGLHHSYWAAVAAVVPWSAGDTVGRLTRAWHRFAGTAGGLLVAAPLVLSGPHGWTVVALVGLLQVLAELFVLRHYGVAMLFVTPMAVLMPRLVTTGPAWPLLRDRGVTTAIGVVVGVAAVMAVHDRRAED; encoded by the coding sequence GTGCCGCCGCTGCCCCAGAGGTCCGACCTGCTGCCCGCGCTGCGGGTCACGACCGCGGTCGTGGTGCCGCTGGTGGTGCTGCGGCTCACCGGGCACATCGGCGACGCGCTCTACGCCGCCTTCGGAGCCTTCGCCTCGATCTACTCGCGCCGCGGCACCCACGTCGACCGGGCGGTGATGCAGCTGCAGGCGGCCGCGCTGCTCGTCGCCTGCATCACCGCCGGAGCGGCGGTCTCGGCCCTCGACCGCGGCGTGTGGCCTGCGGTGGTCGGTACGGCTGCGGCCGCCGCCGCCGGGTCCGCGTGCTCCGACCGGTGGCGGTGGCTGCCGCCCGGACCGCTGTTCGCGGTGTTCGCCTTCGGCGCCTGCGCCGGTACGCCGGCGACCTGGCACCGGGTGCCCGAGGCCTTCGGCATCGGTGCAGCGGCTGCGGCCTTCGCCGTGCTGGTCGGCGCTCTCGGGGCGGCGCACGCGGGCAGCCGGCGCACGGGGCGGGGGCCGGCCGCGTACCCCGCCCGCACCGGTCGAGAGGTGGCGGCGCGCGCGGGCGTCAGCGCCGGCTCGGCCCTCGTCGCCGCCGGAGCCGCGGCCGGCCTCGGGCTGCACCACTCCTACTGGGCGGCCGTCGCAGCGGTGGTGCCGTGGTCAGCGGGCGACACGGTCGGGCGGCTGACCCGCGCCTGGCACCGCTTCGCCGGCACGGCAGGGGGCCTGCTCGTCGCCGCGCCGCTCGTGCTCTCAGGCCCGCACGGCTGGACCGTGGTCGCGCTGGTCGGCCTGCTCCAGGTGTTGGCGGAGCTCTTCGTCCTGAGGCACTACGGCGTCGCCATGCTCTTCGTGACCCCGATGGCCGTGCTCATGCCGCGGCTGGTCACCACCGGGCCGGCCTGGCCGCTGCTGCGCGACAGGGGCGTGACCACCGCCATCGGCGTGGTCGTCGGCGTCGCCGCGGTGATGGCCGTCCACGACCGCCGGGCGGAGGACTAG
- the glgC gene encoding glucose-1-phosphate adenylyltransferase, translating into MADVLAIVLAGGEGKRLMPLTADRAKPAVPFGGNYRLIDFVLSNLTNAGFLKVVVLTQYKSHSLDRHITKTWRMSTLLGNYITPVPAQQRLGPRWFAGSADAIYQNLNLIDDERPKYIIVFGADHIYRMDPRQMLQQHIESGVGLTVAAVRQPLHEADQFGVIETETSGPDAGRKIARFREKPKDAVGLADAPDQVYASMGNYIFTTRALVDAVTRDAMNPESKHDVGGNLVPMFVDKDDAQVYDFTQNEVPGSTARDHAYWRDVGTLDSFYEANMDLISVHPVFNMYNYEWPIFTAYDPMPAAKFVRGDDGSGGVAYGSMVSPGAIISGSSVEDSVVFPRTQVLRGAHVSASVLMDRVVVEPGARVVRAVLDKNVVVEAGATVGVDIERDRARGYTVSPSGIVVVGKGQRVTA; encoded by the coding sequence ATGGCTGACGTCCTGGCGATCGTCCTGGCAGGTGGTGAGGGCAAGCGGCTGATGCCGCTCACCGCTGACCGGGCCAAGCCCGCTGTGCCCTTCGGGGGCAACTACCGGCTCATCGACTTCGTCCTGTCGAACCTCACCAACGCGGGGTTCCTCAAGGTCGTGGTGCTGACGCAGTACAAGTCGCACAGCCTCGACAGGCACATCACCAAGACCTGGCGCATGTCGACCCTGCTCGGCAACTACATCACCCCGGTGCCGGCCCAGCAGCGCCTCGGCCCGCGGTGGTTCGCCGGCTCCGCCGACGCGATCTACCAGAACCTCAACCTCATCGACGACGAGCGGCCGAAGTACATCATCGTGTTCGGCGCCGACCACATCTACCGCATGGACCCGCGGCAGATGCTCCAGCAGCACATCGAGTCCGGCGTCGGGCTCACCGTCGCGGCCGTCCGCCAGCCGCTGCACGAGGCCGACCAGTTCGGCGTCATCGAGACCGAGACCTCCGGCCCCGACGCCGGGCGCAAGATCGCCCGCTTCCGCGAGAAGCCGAAGGACGCGGTGGGGCTGGCCGACGCGCCCGACCAGGTCTACGCCTCGATGGGCAACTACATCTTCACGACCCGGGCGCTCGTCGACGCGGTGACCCGCGACGCGATGAACCCCGAGAGCAAGCACGACGTCGGCGGCAACCTGGTGCCGATGTTCGTCGACAAGGACGACGCCCAGGTCTACGACTTCACCCAGAACGAGGTGCCCGGCTCGACCGCGCGCGACCACGCCTACTGGCGCGACGTCGGCACGCTCGACTCGTTCTACGAGGCCAACATGGACCTCATCTCGGTCCACCCCGTCTTCAACATGTACAACTACGAGTGGCCCATCTTCACGGCCTACGACCCGATGCCCGCCGCGAAGTTCGTGCGCGGCGACGACGGCTCGGGCGGCGTGGCCTACGGCTCCATGGTCTCCCCCGGCGCCATCATCTCCGGCTCCTCGGTGGAGGACTCCGTGGTCTTCCCGCGCACCCAGGTGCTCCGCGGTGCCCACGTGTCGGCCTCGGTGCTCATGGACCGCGTCGTCGTCGAGCCCGGCGCCCGGGTCGTGCGAGCGGTGCTCGACAAGAACGTCGTGGTCGAGGCCGGCGCGACCGTGGGCGTCGACATCGAGCGCGACCGGGCCCGCGGCTACACCGTCTCGCCCTCGGGCATCGTCGTCGTGGGCAAGGGCCAGCGCGTCACGGCCTGA